In the genome of Nycticebus coucang isolate mNycCou1 chromosome 12, mNycCou1.pri, whole genome shotgun sequence, one region contains:
- the LOC128561945 gene encoding NKG2-A/NKG2-B type II integral membrane protein-like, protein MDNQRVIYADINQVQTPKKQQRKPKCTKSPVSECEQEITYVELNLQRAAQDFQGDGKAYHCKGLPFPPEKLIAGILGIISFVLLLFIVVNRLVIPSTIAQRQSNSSETVGTQKAYQCGHCPEEWFTYSSNCYYTGKELKTWNESSMACASKNSTLLYVDDEEEMKFLDSLSLWSWIGVFRQSSGHPWVSINGSTFILKIVGKNPGKRNCAELHSRRLRSDGCGTSKFYVCKHKL, encoded by the exons ATGGATAACCAAAGAGTGATCTACGCTGATATAAATCAGGTTCAAACCCCAAAGAAGCAGCAAAGGAAACCTAAGTGCACTAAAAGCCCCGTTTCAGAATGTGAACAAGAAATAACCTATGTGGaattaaaccttcaaagagcAGCTCAGGATTTTCAAGGGGATGGCAAAGCTTACCACTGCAAAG GTTTACCATTCCCTCCAGAGAAGCTCATTGCTGGGATCCTGGGAATCATCTCTTTTGTCTTGCTGTTGTTCATTGTGGTAAACAGACTTGTCATTCCCT CTACAATAGCCCAGAGGCAGAGCAATTCTTCGGAGACTGTAGGAACTCAGAAAG CATATCAGTGTGGTCATTGTCCAGAGGAGTGGTTCACATATTCCAGCAATTGTTATTACACTGGTAAGGAATTAAAAACTTGGAATGAGAGTTCGATGGCCTGTGCTTCTAAGAACTCCACTCTGCTTTATGTAGATGATGAAGAAGAAATG AAATTTCTGGACTCCCTGTCACTTTGGTCATGGATTGGAGTCTTTCGTCAGAGTAGTGGTCATCCGTGGGTGTCAATCAATGGCTCAACTTTCATACTGAA AATAGTTGGAAAAAACCCTGGTAAACGTAACTGTGCTGAGTTACATTCACGTAGACTTCGATCAGACGGATGTGGAACTTCAAAATTTTATGTCTGTAAGCACAAGCTTTAG